One segment of Gilliamella sp. ESL0441 DNA contains the following:
- the secE gene encoding preprotein translocase subunit SecE, with the protein MLVSNESQDKNRNLDKFKWILILVLLAFIVWGNFYFARPNDIYQPNTIVRIIAVSVISLLTLFIAVTTNKGKSFLVFLQESRKELRKVVWPSRKDATQTTLLVVAVTVVVGLALWGMDNLFRWVVLILTSIGR; encoded by the coding sequence ATGCTGGTAAGTAACGAGAGTCAAGATAAAAACAGGAATCTAGATAAATTCAAGTGGATTTTAATTCTAGTATTGCTTGCGTTTATTGTCTGGGGAAATTTTTATTTTGCTAGACCTAATGATATATATCAACCTAATACGATTGTCCGTATTATTGCGGTTAGTGTGATTTCACTGTTGACTTTATTTATTGCAGTTACAACTAACAAGGGTAAGTCATTCCTTGTATTTTTGCAAGAATCAAGAAAAGAGTTAAGAAAAGTGGTATGGCCTTCTCGTAAAGATGCTACACAGACAACTTTGCTCGTTGTAGCTGTTACAGTAGTCGTTGGTTTAGCCCTTTGGGGAATGGATAATTTATTCCGTTGGGTTGTCTTAATTTTAACATCAATAGGTCGTTAA
- the nusG gene encoding transcription termination/antitermination protein NusG: MSEVQQKRWYVIQAYSGYEARVAQSLREYIKLHNMDDSFGEVLVPTEEVVEMKSGQRRKSERKFFPGYVLVEMLMNDATWHLVKSVPRTMGFIGGTSDRPAPISQREVDAIMNRLQQVGDKPRPKTLFEPGELVRVNDGPFADFNGVVEEVDYEKSRLKVSVSIFGRSTPVELDFSQVEKS, translated from the coding sequence ATGAGTGAAGTACAACAAAAACGCTGGTATGTTATTCAAGCCTATTCTGGCTATGAAGCACGTGTTGCACAATCATTACGTGAATACATCAAATTACATAATATGGACGATTCTTTTGGTGAAGTGCTTGTGCCTACCGAAGAAGTTGTTGAAATGAAAAGTGGTCAACGACGTAAAAGTGAACGTAAATTCTTTCCCGGTTATGTTTTAGTTGAGATGTTGATGAATGATGCAACTTGGCACTTAGTTAAAAGCGTACCAAGAACCATGGGATTTATTGGCGGTACGTCTGACAGACCTGCGCCAATAAGCCAACGTGAAGTTGATGCTATCATGAATCGTTTACAACAAGTTGGCGATAAACCTCGTCCTAAAACGTTGTTTGAGCCAGGCGAATTGGTACGCGTTAATGATGGTCCATTTGCAGACTTTAATGGTGTAGTTGAAGAAGTTGATTATGAAAAAAGTCGCCTGAAAGTTTCAGTTTCAATCTTTGGACGTTCAACACCTGTTGAGCTTGATTTTAGTCAAGTTGAAAAAAGTTAA
- the tuf gene encoding elongation factor Tu, whose translation MSKEKFERTKPHVNVGTIGHVDHGKTTLTAAITSVLAKKYGGQARAFDQIDNAPEEKARGITINTSHVEYDTPNRHYAHVDCPGHADYVKNMITGAAQMDGAILVVAATDGPMPQTREHILLGRQVGVPYIIVFLNKCDMVDDEELLELVEMEVRELLSQYDFPGDDTPVIRGSALKALEGDAAWEDKIVELAEALDTYIPEPQRDIDKPFLLPIEDVFSISGRGTVVTGRVESGIIKVGEDVEIVGIKPTAKTTCTGVEMFRRLLDEGRAGENVGILLRGTKREEIERGQVLAKPGSITPHTDFESEVYILSKDEGGRHTPFFKGYRPQFYFRTTDVTGTIELPEGVEMVMPGDNIKMSVSLIHPIAMAEGLRFAIREGGRTVGAGVVAKVIK comes from the coding sequence ATGTCTAAAGAAAAATTTGAACGTACAAAACCCCACGTTAACGTTGGTACAATCGGCCACGTTGACCATGGTAAAACAACTTTAACTGCTGCAATTACTTCTGTTCTTGCTAAAAAATACGGCGGACAAGCTCGTGCATTCGATCAAATCGATAACGCACCAGAAGAAAAAGCACGTGGTATTACCATCAATACTTCACACGTTGAATACGACACACCAAATCGTCACTACGCACACGTAGACTGCCCAGGCCATGCTGACTATGTTAAAAACATGATCACTGGTGCGGCGCAAATGGACGGTGCTATTTTAGTAGTAGCAGCAACTGATGGTCCTATGCCACAAACTCGTGAGCACATCCTTTTAGGTCGTCAAGTAGGTGTTCCTTACATCATCGTATTCTTAAACAAATGTGATATGGTTGATGATGAAGAGTTATTAGAATTAGTTGAAATGGAAGTACGTGAACTTCTATCTCAATACGACTTCCCGGGTGATGATACACCAGTTATTCGTGGTTCAGCATTAAAAGCGTTAGAAGGCGATGCAGCATGGGAAGATAAAATTGTTGAATTAGCGGAAGCGTTAGACACTTATATCCCAGAGCCACAACGTGATATCGACAAACCATTCCTATTACCAATTGAAGACGTGTTCTCAATTTCAGGTCGTGGTACAGTGGTAACAGGTCGTGTAGAAAGCGGTATTATCAAAGTTGGTGAAGATGTTGAAATCGTTGGTATCAAACCAACAGCAAAAACAACTTGTACTGGTGTTGAAATGTTCCGTAGATTATTAGACGAAGGTCGTGCTGGGGAAAACGTTGGTATATTACTTCGTGGTACTAAACGTGAAGAAATCGAACGTGGTCAAGTATTAGCAAAACCAGGTTCAATCACCCCACATACAGATTTCGAATCAGAAGTGTATATCTTAAGTAAAGATGAAGGTGGTCGTCATACTCCATTCTTCAAAGGTTACCGTCCACAGTTCTACTTCCGTACAACAGACGTGACTGGTACAATCGAATTACCGGAAGGCGTAGAAATGGTAATGCCAGGCGATAACATCAAAATGTCAGTATCATTAATTCACCCAATCGCGATGGCAGAAGGTTTACGTTTTGCGATTCGTGAAGGTGGTCGTACTGTTGGTGCGGGTGTTGTTGCTAAGGTTATTAAATAA